The nucleotide sequence GAAGATGCAAAATTGACCAAGCTGGCCACCTTTTTGGTAAACAGGGAGAGCCGGGCAGGACGATTTAATGTCAACTATTTTTATAAAATTGGTTGACATTAAATCGCATCCGGGATACCCATTTCGCCATGAAAGATACGGTTCTCAAATCACTGAAACAGAAGCGGGTCGTTTCAGGCCAATCCCTGGCCTCGGAACTGGGTATTTCCCGCACTGCTGTCTGGAAATATGTCAATCAACTTCGCAGGGAAGGCTACCGGATTTCCTCATCGCCCAGGCTTGGCTATACACTCGACAGCGTGCCGGACAGCCTTCTTGCCGCAGAAATTGAAGAGAATCTCCAAACCCGTATCCAGGGCCGAAAGATCATCTCCTGCAGGGAGATGCAATCAACCCAGGATCACGCCAAAAAACTGGCCATTCAGGGGGGCTCTGAAGGTACGATTGTTGTTGCGGAAACCCAGAGTGCCGGCCGCGGGCGCATGGGCCGGTCATGGGCATCGCCGCCCGGAGGACTCTATTTTTCGGTTATACTGCGCCCCGGCATTACACTTGCCGGTGCCGCCGGATTGCCTTTGGTGGCAGCCGTGGCCCTGGCCCGGGCAATACAGCCATACACCGCGGTTGCCCCCGGCTTGAAATGGCCCAATGACGTGCTGATCCAAAAACGGAAAGCAGCGGGGATTCTCGTTGAAATGAGCG is from Desulfosalsimonas propionicica and encodes:
- a CDS encoding biotin--[acetyl-CoA-carboxylase] ligase, with translation MKDTVLKSLKQKRVVSGQSLASELGISRTAVWKYVNQLRREGYRISSSPRLGYTLDSVPDSLLAAEIEENLQTRIQGRKIISCREMQSTQDHAKKLAIQGGSEGTIVVAETQSAGRGRMGRSWASPPGGLYFSVILRPGITLAGAAGLPLVAAVALARAIQPYTAVAPGLKWPNDVLIQKRKAAGILVEMSAEMDRLDWVVIGIGVNVAAASVQLPPEIRRTSTSLAIESTRIVHRAQLLGDILYELEEALDMFQTQGFEPLRKQWKEKSHTLGKHVTVVGSRQSIEGKAVDIDGSGALVMECAGGIRQRVTSGDLFFKGGAHG